A single Tenacibaculum sp. Bg11-29 DNA region contains:
- the pelF gene encoding GT4 family glycosyltransferase PelF gives MNKRVLLITEGTYPYNYGGVSNWAHTLCNLAKNIDFHLYSLNSNFENKSKYLLSPNIKSITQLPLWTTDHPFDLIDYNTSYTRIIEKKFKTTDIIIKNNFINHFRSFIKNLISNNCDLEVLETSIYNLYDYFQEYDFDKTLKSLDVWTEFKVILIEEESLETLETTTLNDITFSLNWISKILMTLSIPIPKIDIAHITITGSPIIPALIAKKEHGSSILATEHGVFIRELMIYTNSSTHSFFLKNLMIRSSKSITKLAFAKADKVVSVNKFNTKWEFNYGLSKEKSKIIYNGVNENEFTFGDKPKHLKNIPTVVAIARIFSLKDIFTMIRTCGYVKKTIPNVQFLVYGDKNADPEYTQGCNDLIKELKLTKNFILAGHHGAPHKAFLEGDISILTSISEGFPYTVIESMSCGIPVVATDVGGVSEAITESTGFICEPKKFEDLGDKVIYLLQNKDIRLQMGRNARKRVLENFTIDKIIKSYEDLYEDLMVKEKIEDYAEQLH, from the coding sequence ATGAACAAGAGGGTATTACTTATTACCGAGGGAACTTACCCTTATAATTACGGAGGTGTTTCTAATTGGGCACATACTTTATGTAATTTAGCCAAAAATATTGATTTTCATTTATATTCATTAAACTCCAATTTTGAAAATAAATCTAAATATCTGCTTAGTCCTAATATTAAAAGTATTACTCAACTTCCTCTTTGGACTACTGACCATCCTTTTGATCTTATTGATTATAATACTTCTTATACAAGAATTATAGAAAAAAAGTTTAAAACTACAGATATTATTATTAAAAATAATTTTATAAATCATTTTAGATCTTTTATAAAAAATTTAATTAGTAATAATTGTGATTTAGAGGTCTTAGAAACTTCAATTTATAATTTATATGATTATTTTCAAGAGTATGACTTTGATAAAACCTTAAAAAGCTTAGATGTTTGGACTGAATTTAAAGTTATTTTAATAGAAGAAGAATCATTAGAAACCTTAGAAACAACAACATTAAATGATATTACATTTTCTCTAAATTGGATTAGTAAAATTTTAATGACACTATCTATACCAATTCCTAAAATAGATATCGCTCATATTACAATCACAGGTTCTCCTATTATTCCAGCTTTAATAGCTAAAAAAGAACATGGTAGCTCAATTTTAGCTACCGAACATGGCGTATTTATTAGAGAACTCATGATTTACACAAATAGCTCTACTCATTCTTTTTTTCTTAAAAATCTTATGATTAGATCCTCCAAATCCATAACAAAACTTGCTTTTGCTAAAGCAGATAAAGTTGTGTCTGTTAATAAGTTTAACACAAAATGGGAATTTAATTATGGCTTATCAAAAGAAAAATCGAAAATAATTTACAATGGTGTAAATGAAAATGAGTTTACCTTTGGTGACAAACCTAAACACCTAAAAAACATACCTACTGTTGTCGCTATTGCTAGAATTTTTTCTTTAAAAGACATTTTCACAATGATTAGAACATGTGGTTATGTAAAAAAGACTATTCCAAATGTACAATTTTTGGTTTATGGAGATAAAAACGCAGATCCAGAATATACTCAAGGATGTAATGACTTAATTAAAGAGCTTAAACTTACAAAAAATTTCATTTTAGCTGGACATCACGGAGCTCCTCACAAAGCGTTTCTAGAAGGAGACATTTCTATTCTTACTTCTATTTCAGAAGGTTTTCCATATACAGTAATAGAATCTATGAGTTGCGGAATACCAGTTGTAGCAACAGATGTTGGTGGTGTAAGTGAAGCTATTACAGAATCTACAGGATTTATATGTGAACCGAAAAAATTTGAAGATTTAGGTGACAAGGTAATTTACCTGTTACAAAATAAAGATATAAGACTTCAAATGGGACGAAATGCAAGAAAAAGAGTTCTTGAGAATTTTACTATAGATAAAATCATCAAATCATATGAAGACCTATATGAAGATCTAATGGTAAAAGAAAAAATTGAGGACTATGCCGAACAATTACATTAG
- a CDS encoding sigma-54 dependent transcriptional regulator, with protein MKKILLVEDDITFSNILKRFLERHDYIIDVSYTISSASSLLKKENYNLVFTDLRLPDGDGITFLKQIKKNNNDIPVVLMTSYAEISTAVQAIKQGAFDYISKPFNPDEVLEVINNALEEKPTNNTSSLTNKTKEQNASIKFVSGISATSKTLYEYIHLVAPTDMSVLITGESGTGKEVVAQTIHTESTRNNKPFIAVDCGAIPKEIASSEFFGHKKGSFTGATNDKKGHFEAANEGTLFLDEVGNLNYESQVQLLRALQERKIKPLGSSQEIKVDIRLITATNEDLLLAVEEGNFREDLYHRLNEFSIKVPSLKDRNDDLILYADFFLDKANKELNKSIVGFSKEVLALFQGYQWPGNLRELSNIIKRATLLSQTEIIEKNVLPEGLFNVKNQSNVSKKFSTKENEKKLIIRALEEADNNKTQAAKLLSITRKTLYNKIKEYDLN; from the coding sequence ATGAAAAAAATTTTACTAGTAGAAGATGACATTACTTTTTCTAATATCTTAAAACGTTTCCTTGAGCGTCACGATTACATTATAGATGTTAGCTATACAATAAGCAGTGCTTCTTCCTTATTAAAAAAGGAAAACTACAATTTAGTGTTTACCGATTTACGTCTTCCTGACGGCGATGGCATCACCTTTTTAAAACAAATCAAAAAAAACAATAATGATATCCCCGTAGTTTTAATGACTAGTTATGCTGAAATTTCAACAGCAGTTCAAGCAATAAAACAGGGTGCATTTGATTACATTTCAAAACCTTTTAATCCTGATGAAGTTTTAGAGGTTATTAATAATGCTTTAGAAGAAAAACCTACTAATAACACCTCTTCTTTAACAAATAAAACAAAAGAACAAAACGCTAGTATTAAATTTGTTTCAGGAATAAGCGCTACATCAAAAACACTGTATGAATATATTCATTTAGTAGCCCCTACCGATATGTCTGTTCTTATAACAGGAGAAAGTGGGACAGGAAAAGAAGTTGTTGCTCAAACAATTCATACAGAAAGCACACGAAACAACAAACCTTTTATTGCTGTAGATTGTGGAGCTATACCTAAAGAAATTGCTTCAAGTGAATTTTTCGGACATAAAAAAGGTTCATTTACTGGTGCTACAAATGATAAAAAAGGACATTTTGAAGCTGCTAATGAAGGCACTTTATTTTTAGATGAAGTAGGGAATTTAAACTACGAGAGCCAAGTACAATTATTACGCGCCTTACAAGAAAGGAAAATTAAACCTTTAGGAAGTAGTCAAGAAATAAAAGTTGATATCCGTTTAATTACAGCTACAAATGAAGACCTATTACTCGCTGTTGAAGAAGGTAACTTTCGAGAAGATTTATATCATCGTTTAAATGAATTTTCGATAAAAGTACCTAGTTTAAAAGACAGGAATGATGATTTAATTTTATATGCTGATTTTTTTTTAGATAAAGCAAATAAAGAACTCAATAAATCTATTGTTGGTTTCTCTAAAGAAGTACTTGCCTTATTTCAAGGCTATCAATGGCCTGGTAACTTACGTGAGTTATCTAATATTATAAAAAGAGCAACCTTATTATCACAAACTGAAATCATCGAAAAAAATGTACTTCCAGAAGGGTTATTTAACGTTAAAAATCAATCTAACGTTTCTAAAAAATTTTCTACCAAAGAAAATGAGAAAAAACTTATTATAAGAGCTCTAGAAGAAGCAGATAATAATAAAACTCAAGCTGCAAAATTATTAAGCATTACAAGAAAAACACTTTATAATAAAATAAAAGAATACGATCTTAACTAA
- a CDS encoding ATP-binding protein, with translation MKSSKQKIAFKVLIGYLILGVLATISGGLLLSEIKTFTKLQRQGVLDGKKIIQTGSLIAKVYENENLGRAAIQLNSTKRFKEYVYENKQLLLKIDSLNFIVNNGSQKFILDSIKLVLTRKRKNITGLKRLKLQKNSDESINEALDKLGSIDLLLGGGSVKKIVENSSFLDEKTLKNLEEYLHTINQQDANVNINKVDQKQIDSLVSISKNILKKAQRETNNKRRSLRAKERVLIKNDLIISRKLREMLNVLEKDVIIYTKNIYKEREETLNRSKNIILFAAAIGFIIILLFSFIILDDFWKSQHYRKELEQANSIASSLLNSREQLMFMVSHDLRTPLSTIIGYSELLQKEAQNVKEKNYIEHIQNASVYMRQLVADLLEFSKLESGEVGVESISFDLKKYLTEVVDNTENLVKDKPVSVILKHDETIASPIISDPFRIKQILYNLVTNASKFTEEGFITINSSIEKENAKTYLKIIVSDTGVGIDKDQQQNVFKAFTQIETGSNDRNGFGLGLTISNRLAELLGGKLTLSSNLGEGSVFTLKIPVAFSEESLHESSISNEGAVFSLKAIVVEDDVAMGTLLKEKLEQLGVKVYLFNNAQTALKSVSEIYYDLVLTDIQLPKMNGFHFMETLKNHDSYSNQPIIAMTGRTSLSMKEYVKAGFSDVLIKPFHLNKLESILQKYFSSCILKPNSISEIENKVKETSFFDVVSLGAFLDNDALLIQSTLSLFLKETQNDFLLLEKAQINNDLKIFNDVSHKMISMFRQINAVTLVPFLEVFETGEKIDSILFADFKKIFNEFILELENYLS, from the coding sequence ATGAAATCATCAAAACAGAAAATTGCTTTTAAAGTTTTAATAGGATATTTAATACTTGGTGTTTTGGCTACTATTTCAGGGGGGTTATTACTCTCCGAAATTAAAACTTTTACAAAATTACAAAGACAAGGGGTTTTAGACGGAAAGAAAATTATACAAACCGGAAGTTTAATTGCTAAAGTCTATGAAAATGAAAATTTAGGTAGGGCAGCTATTCAGTTAAACTCAACTAAAAGATTTAAGGAGTATGTTTATGAGAATAAACAATTATTATTGAAAATTGATTCACTTAATTTTATTGTAAATAATGGCTCTCAAAAATTTATTCTAGACAGTATTAAGTTAGTTTTAACCAGAAAGCGTAAAAACATTACGGGTTTAAAGAGGTTAAAATTACAAAAGAATTCAGATGAATCTATTAATGAAGCTCTAGATAAATTAGGGTCTATAGATTTATTATTAGGTGGTGGTTCAGTTAAAAAAATTGTAGAGAACTCTTCATTTTTAGATGAAAAAACCCTTAAGAATTTAGAAGAATATCTTCATACAATAAATCAACAAGATGCCAATGTTAATATTAATAAAGTTGATCAAAAACAAATAGATTCTCTAGTTTCTATTTCTAAAAATATACTTAAAAAGGCACAGAGGGAAACAAATAACAAACGTAGATCTTTACGTGCAAAAGAGAGAGTATTGATTAAAAATGATTTAATTATTTCGAGGAAATTAAGAGAAATGTTAAATGTTTTAGAGAAAGATGTTATCATTTATACAAAAAATATTTACAAAGAGCGAGAAGAAACTCTTAACCGAAGTAAGAATATTATTCTATTTGCAGCGGCAATTGGTTTTATTATTATACTTCTTTTTTCATTTATTATTTTAGACGATTTCTGGAAAAGCCAGCATTATAGAAAGGAATTAGAGCAGGCAAATTCGATAGCTTCATCGCTTTTAAATAGTAGAGAACAATTGATGTTTATGGTGAGTCATGATTTAAGAACCCCTTTAAGTACCATTATTGGTTATAGCGAGTTACTTCAAAAAGAAGCACAAAATGTTAAAGAGAAAAATTATATAGAGCATATTCAGAATGCATCTGTATATATGAGGCAGTTGGTTGCCGATCTTTTAGAATTTTCTAAATTAGAAAGTGGAGAAGTTGGCGTAGAGTCTATTTCTTTTGATTTAAAAAAATACTTGACAGAAGTTGTAGATAATACCGAAAATTTAGTAAAAGATAAGCCTGTTTCTGTGATCTTAAAACATGATGAAACAATAGCTTCGCCTATTATTAGTGACCCGTTTAGAATAAAGCAAATTTTATATAATTTAGTAACTAACGCTAGTAAATTTACAGAAGAAGGGTTTATTACAATTAACAGTAGTATTGAAAAAGAGAATGCTAAAACTTATTTAAAAATAATAGTGAGTGATACAGGTGTTGGTATTGATAAAGATCAACAACAAAATGTTTTTAAAGCTTTTACTCAGATTGAAACAGGAAGTAATGACCGAAATGGTTTTGGTTTGGGGTTAACTATTTCTAATCGGCTTGCTGAATTATTAGGAGGGAAGTTAACTTTAAGTAGTAATTTAGGGGAAGGAAGTGTATTTACATTAAAGATTCCTGTAGCTTTTTCAGAAGAATCATTACATGAGTCTTCGATATCAAATGAAGGTGCCGTTTTTAGTTTAAAAGCTATTGTTGTTGAAGATGATGTAGCTATGGGAACGCTTTTAAAGGAGAAACTGGAACAATTAGGAGTAAAAGTTTATCTTTTTAATAATGCACAAACTGCTTTAAAAAGTGTTAGTGAAATATATTACGACTTGGTTTTAACAGACATTCAACTTCCGAAAATGAATGGTTTTCATTTCATGGAAACTCTAAAAAATCATGATTCATACAGTAATCAACCAATAATAGCGATGACAGGTAGGACTAGTTTATCTATGAAGGAGTATGTTAAAGCAGGTTTTTCTGATGTGTTAATAAAACCATTTCATCTTAATAAATTAGAGAGTATTTTACAAAAATATTTCAGTAGTTGTATTTTAAAACCCAATAGTATTAGTGAAATCGAGAATAAAGTAAAAGAAACAAGTTTTTTTGATGTTGTTTCTTTAGGGGCTTTTCTAGATAATGATGCGCTTTTGATACAGAGTACGTTGAGCCTCTTTTTAAAAGAGACTCAAAATGATTTTTTACTATTAGAGAAAGCACAAATAAATAATGATTTAAAAATATTTAATGACGTTAGCCATAAAATGATAAGTATGTTTAGGCAAATAAATGCTGTAACACTCGTTCCTTTTTTAGAAGTGTTTGAAACTGGTGAAAAAATTGATAGTATTCTTTTTGCTGATTTTAAAAAAATATTTAATGAGTTTATTTTAGAGCTAGAAAATTACCTTAGTTAA